From one Pempheris klunzingeri isolate RE-2024b chromosome 5, fPemKlu1.hap1, whole genome shotgun sequence genomic stretch:
- the rxfp3.3b gene encoding relaxin-3 receptor 1, with amino-acid sequence MEPWSHNASSPWNRSAAGQERFSSLDDIDVPADGSPTLRILISIVYSVVCAAGLVGNLLVFFLMKVRRGRKKRSSINLFILNLAVTDFQFVLTLPFWAVDTALDFSWPFGNAMCKIILSVTVMNMYASVFFLTAMSVTRYWSVASALKDRTRRRVCPVRWVIAGLWVSATVASLPTAVFSTVKSVAGERLCLLGFPDGQSWLALYHLQKILVAFVFPMLIVTVCYLLLLRFVRLRSMNNNQVKRRSRVTRSVTIVVLSFFVCWMPNHAITFWGVLVKFNVVNWDKTYYMVHTYVHPVTVCLAHTNSCLNPVLYCLMRREFRKKMKDLFWRISSPVGTNTCPLRPFSGTVRAEPEDTQIVIPLNNVETENCRLSVLTDQCDTDALQR; translated from the coding sequence ATGGAGCCGTGGAGCCACAACGCCTCGTCCCCCTGGAACCGGTCCGCTGCGGGACAGGAGCGCTTCAGCAGCCTGGATGACATCGACGTGCCGGCGGACGGCTCCCCGACGCTGCGCATCCTCATCTCCATCGTGTACTCGGTGGTGTGCGCCGCCGGGCTGGTCGGGAACCTGCTGGTGTTCTTCCTGATGAAGGTGCGCCGGGGCAGGAAGAAGCGCTCCAGCATCAACCTGTTCATCCTCAACCTGGCCGTCACGGACTTCCAGTTCGTGCTGACCCTGCCGTTCTGGGCGGTGGACACGGCGCTGGACTTCAGCTGGCCCTTTGGAAACGCCATGTGTAAGATCATCCTGTCGGTGACGGTGATGAACATGTACGCCAGCGTGTTCTTCCTCACCGCCATGAGCGTCACCCGGTACTGGTCTGTGGCCTCTGCGCTGAAGGACCGGACCCGGCGGCGGGTGTGCCCGGTGCGCTGGGTGATCGCCGGGCTGTGGGTCTCCGCCACGGTGGCCTCTCTGCCCACCGCCGTCTTCTCCACGGTGAAGAGCGTGGCCGGGGAGAGGCTGTGCCTGCTGGGCTTCCCGGACGGCCAGTCGTGGCTGGCTCTGTACCACCTGCAGAAGATCCTGGTGGCCTTCGTGTTCCCCATGCTCATCGTCACCGTGtgctacctgctgctgctgcgcttcGTCCGCCTGCGCAGCATGAACAACAACCAGGTGAAGCGGAGGTCCAGGGTGACCCGCTCCGTCACCATCGTCGTGCTCTCCTTCTTCGTCTGCTGGATGCCCAACCACGCCATCACCTTCTGGGGCGTCCTGGTCAAATTCAACGTGGTCAACTGGGATAAGACCTACTACATGGTGCACACGTACGTCCACCCGGTGACCGTGTGCCTGGCGCACACCAACAGCTGCCTGAACCCGGTGCTCTACTGCCTCATGCGCCGGGAGTTCAGGAAGAAGATGAAGGATCTGTTCTGGAGGATCTCCTCGCCCGTCGGGACCAACACGTGCCCCCTGCGGCCCTTCTCCGGGACGGTGAGAGCGGAGCCGGAGGACACGCAGATCGTCATCCCGCTCAACAACGTGGAGACGGAGAACTGCAGACTGTCGGTGCTCACGGACCAGTGCGACACGGACGCGCTGCAGAGGTAA